From the Pseudomonas sp. SORT22 genome, one window contains:
- a CDS encoding nitronate monooxygenase family protein, translating to MSLPALLEQRLRLPVVAAPMFLISNPQLVLACCANGVVGSFPALNQRDNAGFKAWLEEIETGLEALDKPAPYAVNLIVHQSNPRLQADLALCVEHKVPIVITSLGAVKELVDAVHSYGGLVFHDVTTRRHAEKAAEAGVDGLIAVAAGAGGHAGTWSPFALIAEIRQFFDKTLLLAGCINRGQEILAAQLLGADLAYLGTRFIATHESQAPGPYKEMMLEAKAADIIHTAAVSGVPASFMRQSLENAGFDMAALRSHTETKLKPIDDEAKAWKTVWSAGQGVGAIDQLCSVEQLITRLDTEYRQAHASATALGHRWPG from the coding sequence ATGTCATTGCCTGCCCTGCTCGAACAACGCTTGCGCCTGCCGGTGGTAGCGGCGCCGATGTTTCTGATCTCCAATCCGCAACTGGTACTGGCCTGTTGTGCTAACGGTGTGGTCGGCAGTTTCCCGGCCCTGAACCAGCGCGACAACGCAGGCTTCAAGGCTTGGCTGGAAGAGATCGAAACAGGCCTGGAGGCCCTCGACAAACCTGCACCCTATGCCGTCAACCTGATCGTGCACCAGAGCAACCCGCGCCTGCAGGCAGACCTGGCGTTGTGCGTCGAACACAAGGTGCCGATCGTCATCACCAGCCTCGGGGCGGTGAAGGAACTGGTCGATGCCGTGCACAGCTATGGCGGCCTGGTGTTCCATGACGTGACCACCCGCCGGCATGCCGAGAAAGCCGCCGAGGCCGGTGTCGACGGTCTGATTGCCGTAGCCGCGGGCGCCGGCGGCCACGCTGGCACCTGGAGCCCGTTCGCCCTGATCGCCGAGATTCGCCAGTTCTTCGACAAGACCTTGCTGCTGGCCGGTTGCATAAACCGTGGCCAGGAAATCCTCGCCGCGCAGTTGCTGGGCGCTGACCTCGCCTACCTGGGTACGCGCTTTATCGCCACCCACGAGAGCCAGGCGCCGGGGCCTTACAAAGAAATGATGCTTGAAGCCAAGGCAGCCGATATCATCCACACCGCTGCGGTTTCCGGGGTGCCTGCCAGCTTCATGCGCCAGAGCCTGGAAAACGCCGGTTTCGACATGGCCGCCCTGCGCAGCCACACCGAGACCAAGCTCAAACCCATCGACGACGAGGCCAAGGCCTGGAAGACCGTCTGGTCTGCCGGACAAGGTGTCGGTGCCATCGACCAGCTCTGCTCGGTCGAGCAACTGATTACCCGCCTGGATACCGAATACCGCCAGGCGCACGCCTCGGCCACAGCCCTTGGCCATCGCTGGCCGGGCTGA
- the erpA gene encoding iron-sulfur cluster insertion protein ErpA → MSVESFTPVALQFTEGAAHKVKTLVDEEGNDRLKLRVFVTGGGCSGFQYGFTFDEDVAEDDTIVEREGVALVVDPMSFQYLAGAEVDYQEGLEGSRFVIKNPNATTTCGCGSSFSI, encoded by the coding sequence ATGAGCGTCGAATCCTTCACCCCTGTGGCATTGCAGTTCACTGAGGGTGCAGCGCACAAGGTGAAGACCCTGGTCGATGAAGAAGGCAATGATCGCCTGAAGTTGCGAGTTTTCGTGACCGGCGGCGGTTGCTCGGGTTTTCAGTACGGTTTCACTTTCGATGAAGACGTTGCCGAAGACGACACCATCGTCGAGCGCGAAGGCGTGGCTCTGGTTGTCGATCCGATGAGTTTCCAGTATCTGGCAGGAGCCGAGGTGGATTACCAGGAAGGCCTGGAAGGCTCGCGTTTCGTTATCAAGAACCCGAACGCCACCACGACCTGTGGTTGCGGCTCTTCGTTCTCGATCTGA
- the argC gene encoding N-acetyl-gamma-glutamyl-phosphate reductase, which translates to MVKVGIVGGTGYTGVELLRLLAQHPQAEVAVITSRSEAGLAVADMYPNLRGHYDGLAFSVPDVKTLAACDVVFFATPHGVAHALAGELLAAGTKVIDLSADFRLQDADEWAKWYGQPHGAPELLKDAVYGLPEVNREQIRQARLIAVPGCYPTATQLGFLPLLEAGIADASRLIADCKSGVSGAGRGAAVGSLFCEAGESMKAYAVKGHRHLPEITQGLRRAAGGDVGLTFVPHLTPMIRGIHSTLYATVADTSVDLQALFEKRYADEPFVDVMPAGSHPETRSVRGANVCRIAVHRPQGGDLVVVLSVIDNLVKGASGQAVQNLNILFGLDERMGLSHAGLLP; encoded by the coding sequence ATGGTCAAGGTCGGTATCGTTGGCGGCACGGGTTACACCGGGGTCGAGCTGCTGCGTCTGTTGGCACAGCATCCACAGGCCGAGGTGGCAGTGATCACCTCGCGTTCCGAAGCTGGTCTGGCGGTTGCCGATATGTACCCGAACCTGCGAGGCCACTACGACGGCCTGGCCTTCAGCGTGCCGGACGTGAAGACCCTGGCCGCCTGCGACGTAGTGTTCTTTGCCACCCCGCACGGTGTCGCCCACGCCCTGGCCGGCGAGCTGCTGGCCGCGGGCACCAAGGTCATCGACCTGTCCGCCGACTTCCGCCTGCAGGACGCCGATGAGTGGGCCAAGTGGTACGGCCAGCCGCACGGCGCGCCCGAGCTGCTCAAGGACGCGGTCTACGGCCTGCCTGAAGTCAATCGCGAGCAAATTCGCCAGGCACGCCTGATCGCCGTACCGGGTTGCTACCCAACCGCTACCCAGCTTGGCTTCCTGCCGCTGCTCGAAGCCGGTATCGCCGACGCCTCGCGGCTGATCGCCGACTGCAAATCCGGGGTCAGCGGCGCCGGCCGTGGCGCGGCGGTGGGCTCGCTGTTCTGTGAGGCGGGCGAAAGCATGAAGGCTTATGCGGTCAAGGGGCACCGTCACCTGCCGGAAATCACCCAGGGCCTGCGCCGGGCGGCGGGTGGTGATGTCGGACTGACCTTCGTGCCGCACCTGACCCCGATGATCCGCGGTATCCATTCGACCCTGTATGCAACCGTCGCCGATACCTCGGTCGATCTGCAGGCGCTATTCGAAAAACGCTACGCCGATGAACCGTTCGTCGACGTAATGCCGGCCGGCAGCCATCCGGAAACCCGCAGCGTGCGCGGTGCCAACGTCTGCCGAATTGCCGTGCACCGTCCACAGGGCGGCGACCTGGTGGTGGTGTTGTCGGTGATCGACAACCTGGTCAAGGGCGCGTCGGGGCAGGCGGTACAGAACCTCAACATCCTCTTTGGCCTGGACGAGCGCATGGGGCTTTCCCACGCCGGTCTGCTTCCGTAA
- the crp gene encoding cAMP-activated global transcriptional regulator CRP: MVASALPAKIKNIDKLLVHCQRRRYAAKSNIICAGDKAETLSFIVKGSVTILIEDDNGHEMIIAYLNSGDFFGELGLFEPAGQEHQRSAWVRAKSECEVAEISYEKFRELARHDPDILYALGSQMAQRLRNTTRKVGDLAFFDVTGRVARCLLELCKQPDAMTHPDGMQIKITRQEIGRIVGCSREMVGRVLKDLEERSLVHVKGKTMVVFGTR, translated from the coding sequence ATGGTTGCATCAGCCCTTCCAGCCAAGATCAAGAACATCGACAAGCTGCTGGTCCATTGCCAGCGCCGCCGCTATGCGGCCAAGAGCAACATCATCTGCGCCGGTGACAAGGCCGAAACCCTGTCCTTTATCGTCAAGGGCTCGGTGACCATCCTTATCGAGGATGACAACGGCCACGAAATGATCATCGCCTACCTCAACAGTGGCGACTTTTTCGGCGAGCTGGGGCTGTTTGAACCAGCCGGCCAGGAACACCAGCGCAGCGCCTGGGTGCGGGCCAAAAGCGAATGTGAAGTTGCAGAAATCAGCTACGAAAAATTCCGAGAACTGGCGCGTCACGACCCGGACATTCTCTATGCCCTGGGCAGCCAGATGGCCCAGCGCCTGCGCAACACCACGCGCAAGGTCGGCGACCTGGCCTTCTTCGACGTCACCGGCCGGGTAGCCCGCTGCCTGCTGGAATTGTGCAAGCAGCCAGACGCCATGACCCACCCCGACGGCATGCAGATCAAGATCACCCGCCAGGAAATCGGCCGCATCGTCGGTTGTTCGCGGGAGATGGTTGGCCGCGTCCTCAAGGATCTCGAAGAGCGCAGCCTGGTACACGTCAAGGGCAAGACCATGGTGGTCTTCGGTACCCGTTAA
- a CDS encoding DUF805 domain-containing protein — protein MYDTLTLANSSKPKVMSLEGRIGRVRLLAWSLVLFAATIGGIFLVALLSSSMSLDLGGLMMIGLLSARILSMLFIVQRLHDLNWSGWFCWLSILPWVGNFFILVLVLMPGTRGSNRFGAPPVPNNNAVVILAWLWLVLVAGLAYVTVTRPGI, from the coding sequence ATGTATGACACCCTGACTCTCGCCAACTCGAGCAAACCCAAGGTCATGAGCCTGGAAGGGCGAATTGGCCGCGTGCGCCTGCTGGCCTGGAGCCTGGTCTTGTTCGCTGCGACCATCGGCGGCATTTTCCTGGTGGCCTTGCTGTCCAGTTCAATGTCGCTGGACCTCGGCGGCCTGATGATGATCGGCCTGTTGTCGGCACGGATCCTGAGCATGCTGTTCATCGTCCAGCGCCTGCACGACCTGAACTGGAGCGGCTGGTTCTGCTGGCTGTCGATCCTTCCATGGGTCGGCAACTTCTTCATCCTGGTGCTGGTACTGATGCCCGGCACGCGTGGCAGCAACCGCTTCGGTGCGCCGCCAGTGCCCAACAACAACGCAGTGGTGATCCTGGCCTGGCTGTGGCTGGTCCTGGTTGCCGGGCTTGCATACGTCACCGTCACCCGCCCCGGCATCTAG
- a CDS encoding histidine triad nucleotide-binding protein — protein sequence MDTLFTKIINREIPAKIIYEDDQVLAFHDIAPQAPVHFLVIPKKPIRTLNDLTEEDKGLAGHILFTAQRLAKELGCEDGFRVVMNCNELGGQTVYHIHMHVLGQRQMHWPPG from the coding sequence GTGGATACTCTGTTTACCAAGATCATCAACCGGGAAATCCCGGCCAAGATCATCTACGAGGACGACCAGGTTCTGGCCTTCCACGATATCGCCCCGCAGGCACCGGTACATTTTCTGGTCATCCCGAAAAAACCGATCCGCACCCTCAACGACCTGACCGAAGAAGACAAGGGCCTGGCCGGGCACATCCTGTTCACTGCCCAGCGGCTGGCCAAGGAACTGGGCTGCGAAGACGGCTTTCGCGTGGTCATGAACTGCAATGAGCTGGGTGGGCAGACCGTCTACCACATTCATATGCACGTGCTTGGCCAGCGTCAGATGCACTGGCCACCAGGCTGA
- a CDS encoding SDR family oxidoreductase yields MTRYAMITGASSGLGLALAEALARRGRNLILVARQRDPLESIAIELTQRFGVEVLFRACDLGEPLRLSGFLLELEESERHIDLLVNCAGIRSYGHFLAQEWSDEQDLIEVNILALTRLCHALGNAMAVQGGGQILNVASLAAFAPGPWMSSYAASKAYVLHFSEGLREELKRTGIKVSVLCPGPVRSPLRRIPRLENGQRSLSPEEVALYTVRALDKNRALIIPGRRNRWLAFSPRWLSRWLARKLAGAINQAYCPR; encoded by the coding sequence ATGACCCGTTACGCCATGATCACCGGTGCCTCCAGCGGCTTGGGCCTGGCACTGGCCGAGGCGCTGGCACGTCGGGGACGCAATTTGATCCTGGTGGCCCGACAGCGCGACCCGCTGGAAAGCATCGCCATCGAGCTGACCCAGCGGTTTGGCGTCGAAGTGCTGTTTCGTGCCTGCGACCTGGGCGAGCCGCTGCGGTTGTCGGGGTTCCTGCTGGAGCTGGAAGAAAGCGAGCGGCACATCGACTTGCTGGTCAACTGCGCCGGAATTCGCTCCTACGGGCACTTTCTGGCCCAGGAATGGAGCGATGAGCAGGACCTGATCGAGGTGAACATCCTCGCCCTGACCCGCCTCTGCCACGCCCTTGGCAATGCCATGGCGGTTCAGGGCGGCGGGCAGATACTCAACGTCGCATCGCTTGCCGCCTTCGCGCCCGGCCCGTGGATGAGCAGCTACGCGGCAAGCAAAGCCTATGTGCTGCACTTTTCCGAAGGCCTGCGCGAAGAGCTCAAACGCACCGGCATCAAGGTTTCGGTGCTGTGCCCAGGCCCGGTGCGTTCGCCGTTGCGGCGTATCCCGCGGCTGGAAAACGGTCAACGCAGCCTGAGCCCGGAAGAAGTCGCGCTGTATACCGTACGCGCCTTGGACAAGAACCGCGCATTGATCATCCCCGGCCGGCGCAACCGCTGGCTGGCCTTCAGCCCGCGCTGGCTATCGCGCTGGCTGGCACGCAAGCTGGCCGGCGCCATCAACCAGGCCTATTGCCCGCGCTAG
- the trpC gene encoding indole-3-glycerol phosphate synthase TrpC gives MSVPTVLENILARKVEEVAERSARVSLAELERLAAAADAPRGFAKALIEQAKRKQPAVIAEIKKASPSKGVIRENFIPADIAVSYEKGGATCLSVLTDVDYFQGGDIYLQQARAACKLPVIRKDFMIDPYQIVEARALGADCVLLIVAALDDVKMAELAATAKGVGLDVLVEVHDGDELERALKTLDTPLVGVNNRNLHTFEVSLETTLDLLPRIPRDRLAITESGILNRADVELMEINEVYSFLVGEAFMRAEHPGLELQRLFFPERVVQNPVQGLD, from the coding sequence ATGAGTGTGCCGACGGTTCTGGAAAACATTCTGGCGCGCAAGGTCGAAGAAGTCGCCGAGCGCAGCGCCCGTGTCAGCCTTGCCGAGCTTGAACGCCTGGCGGCCGCTGCCGATGCGCCACGCGGTTTTGCCAAGGCCCTTATCGAACAGGCCAAGCGCAAGCAGCCTGCAGTCATTGCCGAAATCAAGAAAGCCTCGCCAAGCAAGGGTGTGATCCGCGAAAACTTCATTCCGGCCGACATTGCCGTCAGCTACGAGAAGGGCGGCGCGACCTGCCTGTCGGTGCTGACCGACGTCGATTACTTCCAGGGCGGCGACATCTACCTGCAACAGGCGCGCGCCGCGTGCAAGCTGCCGGTGATTCGCAAGGACTTCATGATTGATCCTTATCAGATCGTCGAAGCCCGGGCCTTGGGCGCCGACTGTGTGCTGCTGATCGTTGCCGCGCTGGATGATGTGAAGATGGCCGAATTGGCCGCGACGGCAAAAGGCGTGGGCCTCGATGTGCTGGTCGAAGTGCACGACGGCGACGAGCTGGAGCGGGCGCTGAAGACTCTCGACACGCCGCTGGTGGGCGTCAACAACCGCAACCTGCACACCTTTGAAGTCAGCCTGGAAACCACCCTCGACCTGCTGCCGCGCATCCCCCGTGATCGCCTGGCCATCACCGAGAGCGGCATCCTCAACCGCGCCGACGTCGAGCTGATGGAAATCAACGAGGTCTACTCCTTCCTGGTCGGCGAAGCGTTCATGCGCGCCGAACACCCGGGGCTGGAGCTGCAGCGCCTGTTCTTCCCGGAGCGTGTGGTGCAGAACCCGGTGCAAGGCCTGGACTGA
- a CDS encoding anhydro-N-acetylmuramic acid kinase — MPLYLGVMSGTSLDGVDIALIEQEQQLTLLATHYIPMPADLRQDLLALCASGPDEIARAALAENRWVQLAAEGIQHLLAARNLTPEAIRAIGSHGQTIRHEPARGFTVQIGNPALLAELTGISVVSDFRRRDVAAGGQGAPLVPAFHEALFAHQGQRLAVLNVGGFSNLSLIEQDKPVSGFDCGPGNVLLDAWIQQKQGHSYDANGAWAGTGQVIPGLLASLLSDPFFAGSGPKSTGREVFNLPWLNQHLAPQPSLRDEDVQATLLELTARSIVSSLQAAQDDTQALLVCGGGAHNSVLMQRLAALLPNARVSSTAACGIDPDWVEAMAFAWLAHCCLQRIPANRPSVTAARGLRVLGAIYPA; from the coding sequence ATGCCGCTCTATCTGGGTGTGATGTCCGGGACCAGCCTCGATGGCGTGGACATCGCCTTGATCGAACAGGAGCAGCAGCTCACGCTGCTCGCCACCCATTACATCCCCATGCCCGCCGACCTGCGCCAGGACCTGCTGGCCCTGTGCGCCAGCGGGCCGGACGAGATTGCCCGCGCCGCCCTGGCCGAAAACCGCTGGGTGCAGCTTGCCGCCGAAGGTATCCAGCACCTGCTGGCCGCGCGCAACCTCACGCCCGAGGCCATTCGCGCCATCGGCAGCCACGGCCAGACCATCCGCCACGAACCGGCGCGCGGCTTTACCGTACAGATCGGCAACCCGGCGCTGCTGGCTGAGCTTACCGGCATCAGCGTGGTCAGCGACTTCCGTCGCCGTGACGTTGCCGCCGGCGGCCAGGGCGCTCCCCTCGTACCGGCCTTTCACGAAGCCCTGTTCGCCCATCAGGGCCAACGCCTGGCGGTGCTCAATGTCGGTGGCTTCAGCAATCTGAGCCTGATCGAACAGGACAAACCAGTCAGCGGCTTCGACTGCGGGCCGGGTAACGTGCTGCTCGATGCCTGGATTCAGCAGAAACAAGGGCACAGCTATGACGCCAATGGTGCCTGGGCGGGCACCGGCCAGGTTATCCCAGGCCTGCTCGCCTCGCTGCTGAGCGATCCGTTCTTCGCAGGCAGCGGCCCGAAAAGTACCGGCCGCGAAGTGTTCAACCTGCCTTGGCTCAATCAGCACCTGGCCCCTCAGCCAAGCCTTCGGGATGAAGACGTGCAGGCCACCCTGCTGGAACTGACCGCCCGTAGCATCGTCAGCTCGCTGCAAGCGGCACAGGATGATACCCAGGCACTGCTGGTCTGCGGCGGCGGCGCCCACAACAGCGTGCTGATGCAGCGCCTGGCAGCCCTGCTGCCCAACGCCCGGGTCAGCAGCACTGCCGCTTGCGGGATCGACCCTGACTGGGTTGAGGCCATGGCCTTTGCCTGGCTGGCCCACTGCTGCCTGCAGCGCATCCCCGCCAACCGCCCCAGCGTCACCGCTGCCCGTGGCCTGCGGGTACTGGGCGCGATCTACCCGGCATAA
- a CDS encoding OsmC family protein encodes MKARIQWAGEAMFLGESGSGHVVVMDGPPEAGGRNLGVRPMEMLLLGLGGCSNFDVVSILKKSRQAVESCEAFLEAERASEDPKVFTKIHLNFVVKGRGLKEAQVKRAVELSAEKYCSASIMLGRAGVEITHSYEIVELG; translated from the coding sequence ATGAAGGCGCGTATCCAGTGGGCAGGTGAAGCCATGTTTCTGGGCGAATCGGGCAGTGGCCATGTGGTCGTGATGGATGGCCCGCCCGAGGCCGGTGGCCGCAACCTGGGTGTACGGCCCATGGAAATGCTGCTGTTGGGCCTGGGTGGCTGCAGCAACTTCGATGTAGTCAGCATCCTGAAGAAATCCCGCCAGGCAGTAGAGAGCTGCGAAGCTTTCCTTGAAGCCGAGCGCGCCAGCGAAGACCCGAAGGTATTCACCAAAATCCACCTGAATTTCGTGGTCAAGGGCCGTGGCCTGAAAGAAGCCCAGGTCAAGCGTGCGGTCGAGCTGTCGGCAGAGAAGTATTGCTCGGCCTCGATCATGCTCGGCCGGGCCGGTGTCGAGATCACCCACAGCTACGAGATTGTCGAGCTCGGTTGA
- a CDS encoding lipoate--protein ligase family protein, protein MTDQVLDVTVEAGLHAEQELLAAVCKGEKDHGLLFWRPTDHALVMPRRMSRLEGFEAACAELAIAGWPVLLRETGGEPVPQSPAVINIALVYVAPKSEGDHGRIENAYERLCLPLCDVLREWGGMASVGEIEGAFCDGRYNVNLNGRKLVGTAQRWRQGLGGKRPVVLVHGALLLDNERESMVAAVNRFNECCELEQRCLADSHIALHEVVPEAPLLERLGQAYAEVIKGIARD, encoded by the coding sequence ATGACTGATCAAGTGCTTGATGTCACTGTCGAGGCCGGGCTGCACGCCGAACAGGAGCTGCTGGCGGCGGTATGCAAGGGCGAAAAGGATCATGGCCTGTTGTTCTGGCGACCGACCGATCATGCCCTGGTCATGCCCCGGCGCATGAGCCGCCTCGAAGGCTTCGAGGCGGCCTGCGCCGAGCTTGCGATTGCCGGTTGGCCGGTGCTGCTGCGCGAAACCGGTGGTGAGCCAGTGCCGCAGTCGCCGGCGGTGATCAACATCGCCCTGGTTTACGTCGCACCAAAAAGCGAAGGTGATCACGGCCGTATCGAAAACGCCTACGAGCGTCTGTGCCTGCCGCTGTGTGATGTGCTGCGCGAATGGGGCGGGATGGCGTCGGTGGGGGAAATCGAAGGGGCGTTCTGTGATGGCCGCTACAACGTCAACCTTAACGGTCGCAAACTGGTCGGCACTGCCCAGCGCTGGCGCCAGGGCCTGGGTGGCAAGCGCCCGGTGGTGTTGGTTCATGGTGCGTTGCTGCTGGATAACGAGCGCGAGTCGATGGTGGCGGCGGTTAACCGCTTCAACGAATGCTGCGAGCTGGAGCAGCGCTGCCTGGCCGACAGCCACATCGCTTTGCACGAGGTGGTACCCGAGGCGCCACTGCTCGAGCGCCTTGGCCAGGCCTATGCCGAAGTGATCAAAGGCATCGCCCGCGATTAA
- a CDS encoding DUF2157 domain-containing protein → MTERFDAKDLARAVSAGVLNPGQDQALLEFLKRQPQTQASFHLAHVAFYFGALLIMAAMGWLLSEAWMRVGDSALLLVSLIYIGVLTLGALLMQRRGQVIPAGVLAAVAVSIVPLAVFAAQRLSGFWLLDNAQGNYHNYYTYVQDGWLLMEAATILAGLLMLRLIPFPFIVMPIAVALWFMSMDLSEWFYGEAFDWNQRRTVSLWFGLATLLVFLVIDGRTRQDYAFWGYLAGLLAFWLGLPLLDTDSEWDKALYGLINLGLMGIALLLRRPLFMVFGGMGVAMYLGYLSYEVFAESLLFPVVLTLIGLGVIGLGLFYQKHREALSSRLQARLPQGLLKLLPGLRH, encoded by the coding sequence ATGACGGAACGCTTCGACGCCAAGGACCTGGCCCGCGCAGTCAGCGCCGGCGTTCTGAACCCGGGCCAGGATCAGGCCCTGCTTGAATTTCTCAAGCGCCAGCCGCAAACCCAGGCCAGTTTCCATCTGGCCCACGTGGCGTTTTACTTCGGCGCCCTGCTGATCATGGCCGCCATGGGCTGGCTGCTCAGTGAAGCCTGGATGCGCGTCGGTGACAGCGCCCTGCTGCTGGTCTCACTGATTTATATCGGCGTACTGACCCTGGGCGCCTTGCTAATGCAACGCCGCGGCCAGGTCATCCCTGCTGGCGTACTTGCTGCGGTGGCGGTGAGCATCGTACCGCTGGCAGTGTTTGCGGCGCAGCGACTCAGCGGTTTCTGGCTACTGGACAACGCCCAGGGCAACTACCACAACTACTACACCTACGTGCAGGACGGTTGGCTGCTGATGGAGGCGGCGACGATACTGGCCGGCTTGTTGATGCTGCGCCTGATCCCGTTTCCGTTCATCGTCATGCCGATTGCCGTGGCCTTGTGGTTCATGTCCATGGACCTGAGCGAATGGTTCTATGGCGAGGCCTTCGACTGGAATCAGCGGCGTACGGTGTCACTGTGGTTTGGCCTGGCGACATTGCTGGTGTTCCTGGTGATCGACGGTCGCACCCGCCAGGACTATGCCTTCTGGGGCTATCTGGCCGGATTGCTGGCCTTCTGGCTCGGCTTGCCGCTGCTGGATACCGACAGTGAATGGGACAAAGCGCTTTATGGTCTGATCAACCTTGGCCTGATGGGCATAGCACTGTTGCTGCGCCGTCCGCTGTTCATGGTCTTTGGTGGCATGGGCGTGGCGATGTACCTGGGTTACCTGTCTTACGAGGTGTTTGCCGAGTCGCTGCTGTTCCCGGTGGTGCTGACCCTGATCGGGTTGGGCGTGATTGGCTTGGGGCTTTTCTATCAGAAGCACCGCGAGGCTTTGAGCAGCCGTTTGCAGGCGCGATTGCCGCAAGGCTTGCTGAAGCTGCTGCCGGGGTTGCGCCACTGA
- the hemJ gene encoding protoporphyrinogen oxidase HemJ, whose product MLFLWIKALHIVSVVCWFAGLFYLPRLFVYHAQSQDSISQERFVIMERKLYRGIMLPAMIASLVFGIWLLSLTPGFMSQGWMHAKLTLVVLLIGYHHMCGAQLKRFARGENTRSHVFYRWFNEVPVLVLLAVVILVVVKPF is encoded by the coding sequence ATGCTTTTTCTCTGGATCAAAGCGCTGCATATCGTCAGCGTGGTCTGCTGGTTTGCCGGCCTGTTCTACCTGCCGCGCCTGTTCGTCTATCACGCACAAAGCCAGGACAGCATCAGCCAGGAACGCTTCGTGATCATGGAGCGCAAGCTCTACCGCGGCATCATGCTGCCGGCGATGATCGCCAGCCTGGTCTTCGGCATCTGGCTGCTGAGCCTGACCCCGGGCTTCATGAGCCAGGGCTGGATGCACGCCAAGCTCACCCTGGTGGTGCTGCTGATCGGTTACCACCATATGTGCGGCGCACAGCTCAAGCGCTTCGCCCGCGGCGAAAACACCCGCAGCCACGTGTTCTACCGCTGGTTCAATGAAGTGCCGGTGCTGGTCCTGCTGGCCGTGGTAATTCTGGTGGTGGTCAAACCGTTCTAA
- the coq7 gene encoding 2-polyprenyl-3-methyl-6-methoxy-1,4-benzoquinone monooxygenase produces MATERHYSPLDRLLLQADTAMRTLLPFSGQPSRPSPAIIQPDVTLDETQTRHVAGLMRINHTGEVCAQALYQGQALTAKLPQVRKAMEHAAEEEIDHLAWCEQRIRQLGSHPSVLNPLFYGMSFGIGALAGLVSDKVSLGFVAATEHQVCKHLDEHLEQIPAEDEKSRAILEQMRIDEEQHAESALDAGGFRFPAPVKFGMSLMAKVMTKSTYRI; encoded by the coding sequence ATGGCTACCGAACGTCACTATTCCCCGCTCGACCGCTTGTTGCTGCAGGCCGACACCGCCATGCGCACCTTGCTGCCCTTCAGCGGCCAGCCTTCCCGGCCGTCGCCGGCGATCATCCAGCCGGATGTCACCCTCGACGAAACCCAGACCCGCCATGTGGCCGGGCTCATGCGTATCAACCATACCGGTGAAGTCTGTGCCCAGGCGCTGTACCAGGGCCAGGCCCTGACCGCCAAGCTGCCCCAGGTTCGCAAGGCCATGGAGCACGCCGCCGAAGAAGAAATCGACCACCTGGCCTGGTGCGAACAGCGCATTCGCCAGCTCGGCAGCCACCCCAGCGTGCTCAACCCGCTGTTCTACGGTATGTCCTTCGGCATCGGTGCCCTCGCGGGCCTGGTCAGCGACAAGGTCAGCCTGGGTTTTGTCGCCGCCACCGAGCATCAGGTGTGCAAGCACCTGGACGAACACCTGGAGCAAATCCCGGCCGAGGATGAGAAATCCCGGGCGATTCTTGAGCAGATGCGCATCGACGAAGAGCAACATGCCGAATCGGCCCTGGATGCTGGCGGCTTCCGCTTCCCGGCACCGGTCAAGTTCGGCATGAGCCTGATGGCCAAGGTCATGACCAAAAGCACTTATCGTATCTAG